Proteins from a single region of Streptomyces spinoverrucosus:
- a CDS encoding GntR family transcriptional regulator → MPKIEEAQPKYLQIAHYIRDQILRGDLRPGDEVPSERQLASDWGVSRPTAARSLEALSHQGLVEKRQGSGTYVRSLEVNRRARELYGRARQTGKIYTPGEYAVITSAGWLEAPDYVAEALGLVKDRRAVHRRRVTNNQDGPITLSTSWFSPDVGQRAPKLLEPERIQEGTLMYVENMTGRQGSYAEDRMCARTATDEEAADLQLDAGSAVLVVHHVVYDLQDRPLEFAEATYPPLRWAFEQGYPLS, encoded by the coding sequence ATGCCCAAGATCGAGGAGGCTCAGCCGAAGTATCTGCAGATCGCGCACTACATCCGCGATCAGATCCTTCGGGGCGACCTGCGGCCGGGAGATGAGGTTCCCTCGGAGCGCCAACTGGCGTCGGATTGGGGAGTGTCCAGGCCGACGGCAGCTCGTTCGCTGGAGGCGCTGAGTCATCAGGGGCTTGTCGAGAAGCGGCAGGGTTCGGGCACGTACGTGCGGAGCCTCGAAGTGAATCGGCGTGCGCGTGAGTTGTACGGCCGCGCTCGGCAGACAGGGAAGATCTACACGCCCGGCGAGTACGCGGTCATCACGTCGGCCGGCTGGCTGGAGGCGCCGGATTACGTGGCTGAGGCGCTGGGCCTGGTGAAGGACCGCCGGGCTGTTCACCGTCGGCGGGTGACCAACAACCAGGATGGGCCCATCACGTTGTCCACCTCGTGGTTCTCGCCGGATGTCGGTCAGCGCGCGCCCAAGCTGCTGGAACCCGAGAGGATCCAGGAGGGCACCCTGATGTACGTCGAGAACATGACTGGACGGCAGGGCAGTTACGCCGAGGATCGCATGTGTGCCCGGACGGCGACGGACGAGGAGGCGGCTGACCTGCAACTCGACGCCGGGTCTGCCGTTTTGGTCGTGCATCACGTCGTCTACGACCTCCAGGATCGGCCGTTGGAGTTCGCCGAAGCCACTTACCCGCCGCTGCGTTGGGCGTTCGAGCAGGGCTACCCGCTCTCCTGA
- a CDS encoding DUF1152 domain-containing protein translates to MMRLIVAAGGGGDAVAAAMLDAALYGDDNGRAVILTYAWDRLLIDPVPGPRGPENFTGLEPITPAVWKVPAQARPIAPAGSTLPRLAAELPHTFALIDPGHGAEGVTRQLEELISHLQPESIDLLDVGGDVLAQGDEPTLKSPLADAVTLAACAQVNAPIRLLIAGPGLDGELPLDDMRGLLGPVVHTLTASDVEPVSSVLEWHPSEATGMLAATARGVRGTCEVRDAGLPIPLTDEGPTVHEVDLDEALSRNQLARTIMTTAALDEVEALSREVCGFSEIDYERNKALWLKDQRPTQLDAESVLPQLDQFEAEARSRGVTHTTFRRLTEALNLDGTQREALRQLLINSRPEQYTAPLWRITEGLSGLR, encoded by the coding sequence ATGATGCGGTTGATCGTCGCAGCAGGAGGAGGTGGCGACGCAGTCGCCGCCGCAATGCTTGACGCCGCCCTCTACGGCGACGACAACGGCCGGGCGGTGATCCTCACGTACGCGTGGGACCGCTTGCTGATCGACCCGGTACCGGGCCCCCGAGGACCCGAGAACTTCACCGGCCTTGAGCCCATCACTCCAGCCGTATGGAAGGTGCCGGCGCAGGCCCGCCCGATCGCCCCGGCAGGCTCCACTCTCCCCCGGCTCGCGGCAGAGCTCCCGCACACGTTCGCACTGATCGACCCAGGGCACGGCGCGGAAGGTGTCACACGCCAACTCGAAGAGCTGATCAGCCACTTGCAGCCCGAGTCGATCGACCTCCTAGACGTGGGCGGCGATGTCTTGGCGCAGGGCGACGAGCCGACCCTGAAGAGCCCACTCGCTGACGCCGTCACACTGGCGGCATGCGCCCAGGTGAACGCGCCTATCCGGCTGCTGATCGCAGGCCCTGGACTGGACGGGGAACTCCCACTCGACGACATGCGCGGCCTGCTCGGCCCGGTTGTACACACCCTCACAGCCAGCGATGTGGAGCCGGTCAGCTCGGTCCTGGAGTGGCACCCTTCCGAGGCGACCGGGATGCTCGCGGCGACAGCCCGAGGAGTACGGGGCACATGCGAGGTCCGGGATGCGGGACTTCCCATCCCTCTGACCGACGAGGGCCCGACCGTCCACGAGGTCGACTTGGACGAGGCCCTGAGCCGCAACCAGTTGGCCCGCACGATCATGACGACGGCCGCCTTGGACGAAGTCGAGGCACTCAGCCGCGAGGTGTGCGGCTTCTCGGAGATCGACTACGAGCGCAACAAGGCCCTTTGGCTGAAGGATCAACGGCCGACGCAGCTGGACGCCGAATCGGTGTTGCCCCAACTCGACCAGTTCGAGGCGGAGGCACGAAGCCGTGGAGTCACACACACGACGTTCCGCCGACTCACCGAGGCGCTGAACCTCGACGGCACTCAGCGCGAGGCCCTACGCCAGCTGCTCATCAACAGCCGACCTGAGCAGTACACCGCCCCACTGTGGCGCATCACAGAGGGCTTGTCGGGTCTCAGGTGA
- a CDS encoding IS481 family transposase, which yields MSVVEQRYHAVMEVAAGVPVTQVAARYGVSRQSVHAWVRKYERSGLPGLADRSHRPAWCPHRIAADVEAAVCELRRGHPGWGPRRLVHELTRQGVVPVPSRATVYRVLVRNGLVQPGLHKRRRSDYRRWEREAAMELWQMDIVGGLLLADGAECKVVTGIDDHSRFVVIAKVVRRATGRAVCLAFGEALLRFGVPGEVLTDNGKQFTARFGSGRPGETMFDRICRENGIIHRLTKPKSPTTTGKIERFHQTLRRELLDEHGPFADVTAAQQIVDEWLVDYNQARPHQALGMQAPAVRFSTKAAQAEAAVLPVKLPPSLQTIAGAEAPVVVPAARRQPAQEQTTARSWPLTGEEVGTIEVERTVPPSGNLSLSGQQIWFGPALAGTTVTLRIDVNRLHVLIGGARHKTLPSKLSGRDLRALLACGDARPAGPWADEPGPADTTAVEVDRTVNPVGYIGLGGDRCNIGWAFAGQRVTLRLDGTVMQVLDEQRILLAALPCPLSATACGRLRGARPAGPPPTIPPPAEQIAERTVSSVGGFVVAGQRIQIGRAYAHQVVTAHLDDSVIRVFHGDDLITTVPRTTAKGVVVRKSGEYNRRKIV from the coding sequence TTGAGCGTGGTCGAGCAGCGGTATCACGCGGTCATGGAGGTGGCCGCGGGGGTTCCCGTCACCCAAGTCGCAGCCCGTTATGGGGTCTCCAGGCAGTCGGTCCATGCGTGGGTGCGCAAGTACGAGCGGTCGGGTCTGCCGGGGCTGGCGGACCGGTCGCATCGCCCGGCCTGGTGTCCACACAGGATCGCGGCGGACGTGGAGGCGGCGGTGTGTGAGCTGCGGCGTGGGCATCCGGGTTGGGGGCCGCGCCGGTTGGTGCACGAGCTGACGCGTCAGGGCGTGGTGCCGGTGCCCTCACGGGCCACGGTCTATCGGGTGCTGGTGCGTAACGGTCTGGTGCAGCCGGGGCTGCACAAGCGGCGCCGGTCGGATTACCGCAGGTGGGAGCGGGAAGCGGCGATGGAGCTGTGGCAGATGGACATCGTTGGCGGGCTCCTGCTGGCCGACGGGGCCGAGTGCAAGGTGGTCACCGGCATCGACGACCACTCCCGGTTCGTGGTGATCGCGAAGGTAGTGCGACGGGCGACCGGACGGGCAGTGTGTCTGGCCTTCGGTGAGGCCCTGCTGCGGTTCGGGGTGCCGGGGGAGGTGCTGACGGACAATGGCAAGCAGTTCACTGCCCGGTTCGGCTCTGGCAGGCCGGGAGAGACGATGTTCGACCGGATCTGCCGGGAGAACGGCATCATCCACCGGCTCACCAAGCCGAAGTCGCCCACGACCACGGGGAAGATCGAACGGTTCCATCAGACGCTGCGGCGTGAACTGCTGGATGAGCACGGCCCGTTCGCGGACGTGACCGCCGCGCAGCAGATAGTGGACGAGTGGCTGGTGGACTACAACCAGGCACGTCCGCATCAGGCGCTGGGCATGCAGGCCCCGGCCGTCCGGTTCAGCACGAAGGCGGCCCAGGCCGAAGCCGCGGTGCTGCCGGTGAAACTGCCGCCGAGTCTTCAAACGATCGCCGGCGCCGAGGCACCCGTCGTGGTGCCCGCTGCGCGTCGGCAGCCAGCACAGGAACAGACGACGGCCCGTTCCTGGCCCCTGACCGGCGAGGAGGTCGGCACGATCGAGGTGGAGCGGACCGTGCCACCGAGCGGAAACCTGTCGTTGAGCGGACAGCAGATCTGGTTCGGTCCCGCGCTGGCCGGCACCACGGTGACCTTGCGGATCGACGTGAACCGGCTGCACGTGCTCATTGGCGGTGCCCGGCACAAGACACTGCCCTCGAAGCTGTCCGGCCGGGACCTGCGCGCATTGCTGGCATGCGGGGACGCCCGCCCCGCCGGGCCATGGGCCGACGAGCCGGGCCCGGCCGACACCACGGCGGTGGAGGTGGACCGCACCGTCAACCCGGTCGGCTACATCGGCCTGGGCGGCGACCGATGCAACATCGGCTGGGCCTTCGCCGGGCAACGGGTCACCCTCAGGCTGGACGGCACTGTGATGCAGGTCCTCGACGAACAGCGGATCCTGCTGGCCGCGCTGCCCTGCCCGCTGTCAGCCACGGCCTGTGGCCGTCTGCGCGGAGCCAGACCGGCCGGCCCGCCCCCAACCATCCCACCACCCGCCGAGCAGATCGCCGAGCGGACCGTCAGCAGCGTCGGCGGCTTCGTCGTCGCAGGCCAGCGCATCCAGATCGGTCGGGCCTATGCCCACCAGGTCGTCACCGCCCACCTGGACGACAGCGTCATCCGCGTCTTCCACGGGGACGACCTGATCACCACCGTTCCCCGCACCACCGCCAAGGGGGTGGTCGTCCGCAAGTCCGGGGAGTACAACAGACGAAAGATCGTCTAG